Proteins encoded together in one Triticum dicoccoides isolate Atlit2015 ecotype Zavitan chromosome 7B, WEW_v2.0, whole genome shotgun sequence window:
- the LOC119336669 gene encoding MADS-box transcription factor ANR1-like has translation MVRGKIVIRRVENMSRRQVTFSKRRRGLLKKARELAILYNVQVGVIVFSSTCRLYEYANSTAATTMGTAMPSIIQNYQSAQEQHKLLNPVSQVMEANVGEIIKRRSQRLMFSGKSAGEELTPY, from the exons ATGGTGAGGGGCAAGATTGTGATTAGGAGGGTTGAGAACATGAGCAGAAGGCAGGTCACCTTCTCCAAGCGGCGTCGTGGTCTGCTGAAGAAAGCACGTGAGCTGGCCATCCTCTATAATGTCCAGGTCGGTGTAATCGTCTTCTCCTCCACTTGTCGCCTCTACGAGTATGCCaactccaccgccgccaccaccatggGCACGGCCATGCCTTCCATCATTCAAAACTACCAATCTGCACAAGAGCAACATAAGCTCCTGAATCCAGTGTCACAAGTCATG GAAGCTAATGTGGGAGAGATTATCAAACGTAGGAGTCAAAGACTTATGTTTAGTGGAAAATCAGCTGGAGAAGAGCTTACACCGTATTAG